Proteins encoded within one genomic window of Ovis aries strain OAR_USU_Benz2616 breed Rambouillet chromosome 1, ARS-UI_Ramb_v3.0, whole genome shotgun sequence:
- the SOD1 gene encoding superoxide dismutase [Cu-Zn] (The RefSeq protein has 1 substitution compared to this genomic sequence), producing the protein MATKAVCVLKGDGPVQGTIRFEAKGDKVVVTGSITGLTEGDHGFHVHQFGDNTQGCTSAGPHFNPLSKKHGGPKDEERHVGDLGNVKADKNGVAIVDIVDPLISLSGEYSIIGRTMVVHERPDDLGRGGNEESTKTGNAGGRLACGVIGIAP; encoded by the exons ATGGCGACGAAGGCCGTCTGCGTGCTGAAGGGTGACGGCCCGGTGCAAGGCACCATCCGCTTCGAGGCAAAG GGAGATAAAGTCGTCGTAACTGGATCCATTACAGGGCTGACTGAAGGTGATCATGGATTCCACGTCCATCAGTTTGGAGACAATACACAAG gCTGTACCAGTGCAGGCCCTCACTTTAATCCTCTGTCCAAAAAACACGGTGGGCCAAAGGATGAAGAGAG GCATGTTGGAGACCTGGGCAATGTGAAGGCTGACAAAAATGGTGTTGCCATTGTGGATATCGTAGATCCCTTGATCTCACTCTCAGGAGAATATTCCATCATTGGCCGCACGATGGTG gtccATGAAAAACCAGATGACTTGGGCAGAGGTGGAAATGAAGAAAGTACAAAGACTGGAAACGCTGGAGGTCGTTTGGCCTGTGGTGTAATTGGAATTGCCCCGTAA